In the genome of Labeo rohita strain BAU-BD-2019 chromosome 2, IGBB_LRoh.1.0, whole genome shotgun sequence, the window GACAATCTTATCATCTGTTTAAGTCAACAAAACAGACAACTATGTTCTCGGAAAAACAGTTCAATGTCAGAACAATGACTCTAGCGTAACTAAAACATCCAGGAATAAACATTTCAGAGAAATGGGAAAGGTCAGCTCACCTGATGCCAGTTTTGCGACGACTGGTTGATCTTTTTCACAGACCCTGGCTGAAGTTTGTTTACAAGCCTTTAAGGAAAGATCAAGAGCTCAAGGTTACGCAAAAGTATGTTGTGAAACTACTTTTGAGAGATACTGAAATACAAACTCACTCGCAGAGTATGACTCCATTTTTTAACCCTTTCTGAAAGTCATCTCCAATTGAGCGCCCAGTAATGTCTTCAATCCAAATCCGTAACTCTTCCTCCTTCTGGGAATCATATTTCTGTGCAATCTAgtggagaaaaaaatgacattgatTAACAATCAAGACTACGATACAGCTTCATGCTCAtgatttcacataaaaacacagGATTTACGTTATAATTTCTTCAGTACTCCATAATACATAAAGAAACAACATGTTGATGATTGAGATAACTACATTCATGTCTTAATATATagtcaaacatcaaaatatagGAACTCAAAGGCTTATCTAACACCGTAAATCTGTCTGTCTAGTTAACCTCAGGACTGCTAACTGATACTAGTGTGCTAAAATCACATCAACACCTATCAAGAAGAGGAATGTGAACCAGCAGCAGCTTTATTGTGAGCACaagctgtgtgtttttcaggCCAGATTACAATGACATGTTTGAGGACTGGAGGCAACGCCCCAAGAACTCCTTAGAACTTTCTTTGCTGTTTCCGCGACGTCTTTTGCGCTTTGCTGACTTTAACTTAACAGCTAGTTgccagtaaataaaataatgtcatatgCATTACATGAAGCACGACCCATATTTAATGTTGTATCGTAACACGTGTGTTACATGTTAACACTACAGGAAGTCTGGGAAACATTGGTTCATACACTTTCGATTCATCAGACTCAGACGGTGCGATTTCTATTATTACATATGAGCTACAATATGACATGTCTATGTTTTAGCTAAGGTTTTAAACGaattaaaagttaattattCCACGTACCTTGCTTTTCACTTCCGCTGAAAACCCATATGCTGGACCTCTGTTGAACTGCGAAGACATTGTGTCAGCGAATAAAAGCAGCCAAAACTTTAAAACAGACTGTCGGGAACTGAAAGAGAAAGAGTTGGGTAAAGTTTGATAGTTTTGTCTGCTTTACTATTTTAGCGTACGTAGATCCAGAACTTCCCCTCAGATACTTCTCCACCAATGAGAACGCGCGTTCAGTGCAGACTCCGCCCCTTTCTTTCCTTCTTGGCCCTGATTGATTTCAAAAACTCCATATATGGCACTAAAGTACCAAATTCCTTTACAATGGGAGTATCCCTGTGTCCATCCTGGTATTCCAGACTCGCGGTAGCTGAGGTATGAGTCACCTCTGGGAATAAGGAAAGCTACTGAATGATGTCACCAGaattcataaaatatttctgtgaaaTGCTGAGGAAGCAGTCAAGATAGGATATTAAACTAATAGTGGAAAAGTCATACgtgtaattatttacataattttgaaGAGTTACTGAAGGACACTCCACTGAGGAAcgtataaataattttgaattagGGAAGCATTTTCTAAGACAGTTGAAGACAGCTTATAAGAAACAGTTTGTTccaaataacatatttctattGTTTACTTTTCCTCATGTTGTTACTAGACTCTggaaaggaatagttcacccaaaaatgaatatttgctgaaaatgtactgcaTAACAAGTAACGCAACTTACGTAATCGgattactttttactttacaaGAAAcggttactttttcaaataagtaacgctagttactttgttttcccatttactgACTGACAAGTCTCCTATCCTCACAATGAGAGAAATCGGAAGTACAGAGGTGTTGTGTGCACTGTgcaaacatgatgttactgtagttctagactaaatgtgaacatgcattaattcagaTTCAGTActcatcaaaatgaattaaaacagcaAACTTATGACGCagacctgcaataattaaattttaataacacaaatatccttttatgtatttaatcctattttatgaattaatgtctttgctgctgacctttgatgatccagttcaaccatactaataagcaattACTTTGAATAagctaacatttgtgcttcattggtttttttttttactgctgaAGCCGCCTTCTCCtgcgttctactgtacagatgtgaatttactttttcttcagcctgaggctttttcatttcactttttagtgttacatttgctaaaatgacgactttttattttaaaaataaacaagtaagcCCTGcctagatttaaaaagtaacatgaaAGTGACGTAAAAGTAACGTGATgtaaaagtaacgcattacttccAATAAAAAGTagctaagtaacgtaattagttacttttttagggagtaacgcactATTGGTAATGCATCACTTTTAAAAGTACCTTTACCCAACACTGGGgataacgcattacaagtaacatgagttatgtaatcagatttctttttttaagtaattagtaatgcattactttcttaatttactttttaaatttaaaataatttttttcatgtaagtaacaccagttattTTGTTTCCTCCTGTCTCCTGTCCTGTTCTGTGTAAACTTGATTTTACTGTAGGTCTAGACTTAATGTGAAcgtgcattaattcatctcactcgcAAAAAACAgatcatcaaaatgaattaaaacagtaactaaatgttaaaaacacaaatatcctttatgtatttaatcccattttattaactaatctctttgctgctgacctttgataaCCCAGTTCAGCAATTTGTGCTAAATTTGTgcaacatttgtgcttcattgtgttttttttttttttattgctgaagagtgtagAACCTTCTTCTCctgtgttctactgtacagacgtaatttaattttcctttaggcttattcatttcactttttggtgtgaaagggcttttacatttgttaaaaatataactttttatattaaaaataaacaagtaagccctgcccagattttaaaattaatgtgaaaataacacaaaagtaacggaattagttacttttttagggagtaacgcaatattgtaatgcattacttttaaaagtaactttccccaacacagtaccccaggccatccaagaacttcatcagaacaaatttggagaattttagcattacatcacttgctcagcagTGGATGATACTCTGCAGTgtatgggtgccgtcagaatgaaagtcctgACAGgctgacaaaaacatcacaataatacacaaaataaaacatgactccttgtgaagtgaaaaacaaatccattaaggttttttaactttaaaccattgcttttggcaaaaataacattctatacagacatatttgtttagaactgtttttccTTGTAAATGGTGTTTAATCTCTGCATATTTTTCTCCAGATTCAGACAACTTTTCACTGCAGAAAGTAATATTCGAAGGACACATTTAAGctgaaagcaaaaacaaaagttacaaaCATCTAAATTATGGATTTGTCTACTACAAACGTGCagatttttgcttcacaagattgTCAAGGGTTGTTGTGATGCCTCATTGCAGAGGATGAACATTGGTGAGCAAGCgatttctcattttcatcttTGTTCAGCTAAAACCTGTTCATCTGCTCTAATGAAAAAACGAACTAATCTCAATCTTAAATGGcccgagggtgagtaaacgttattttttgggtgaactattcttttaaatgttgactaaaggcctgttcacacaaaGAAAGATCACTATAACAATTATATTGGTATCTATTCCAAGGTTTGATAACATCTAGCAAGATGGAGTTAGTCGCGTGCCATTTTAAAAGCTCAAGCTCTTAAAAGATTGGTGAATTCTGATTGTTCTGAAAATGATTGCTATGATATCAACATTATTGTTAAAGTTGTGTTGCAAAATTCCTTATTcttaaataatttgaataactATAGTCTTTGGTATCAAATTGGTTTGTAAGGggccattttaaacaattatacatttgaagagttcagatgcaaaaccagctaaaagccatctcggtcatgATCTtgacatattatacgtccatcaaatacttttacctCAAACTCGCAAAATTCCAGCCTcggcccaatcagaagtacctgtacttacataaaaacccgcacaaagtagccagaaagaaatgctaattttaaagaaatacgtcagatggatttgcttttgcatctgaactcttcgtttatacaatgtaaaatacatccatttttcacagcaaaaacaTGTTTGTGAAGGGCCCCTAAAGCTGCTAAATggggtccagtgttgttttgaaCCGCATTAATGTAAGCTAAACAAAACTAGCTAGAttcagcagaagaaagtaaACTGTACAGGTCTGGAATGACGTAAGGGGGTGAATAAacaaaagaattttcattttggatgaactatccctttaagactaggttgagtatgtgtgtgtgcagcaaCCACTGTTGGTTAGCTTCAGTTAAAGGGAGTTTCCATGACACATCAAGCAAGCAAATCGACCACAGCAATTACACTTAAATAACACATTACTTAGGTAGcaacacattttgttgtttACTATTGATTCATTTAGCACTGCAAATTGTTTCCTGAAAAGGAAAAGAAACATTACATGACAGATTTTTCTCTCATGTCAATCATGTTGGTTTGGGACAAATAACCTTAAATGGAAAAAAGGGTACCATGATGCAAAgagttttgatcattttatttttttcgaaCAAACGAGTGATGTTAAACACTGAACAAATatactgatcaaaaatgatcaaaGAAGTCTCTCCTCtagttttaaattgcaaattatatttgCAATACCCTAAACCAAGTGTTGAGCTCTTAGATGACCTTTGCTTCAAAAACAATGCATATCCCTGGAATATCTGACATGGTTTTAAGAAAACATACGCTGTACTTTTGAAACCAAGTGAAGCTAGCGGAAGCCTTTCCAAACTTTTTACATCAAAGGCACATTGGTAGGACGAAGGTAGCAGAGCACACAGTGTTTGCAAGTCGGCAGCAAATTGGTTTCACCCCCTTCACAAGACGTTTGTCTTCAAAACAATGGCAaggcatttaaaaaattgaatggaaaaaaaacacgaTCAATAATGTCaaactgaaaacactgaatgaatAATAGGACCACAACCTATAAATCTAGGTCTATGGATGCCAGTGAACAGCAACACAAACGATTGGGTCGTTCATTCCAATTGCTTCGTCTCCTCTCAAATTCATTACattcacactaaaaaaaaaaaaaaaaaactgaagactTAAAGGTTTTACATGGATTGCAAGAACTATGTACAGACAAGCAGGATAACGCGCATATTTATTGACACATTTAAAGCACAATGCGtccatttgagaaaaaaaggtctTTCCTTCTGTACCACCTAAACAAAAGTCTAAATGCCATACATTCACTAAGGCTCTTCAAATAAGAAAGTCATTGTTGAATGGTTTCAGTAAGGCAAACAATATCTAAAGGAATGGTAACAAGTATATTTCCAGCATATTAACATTTTCCTGCTTTCCTGTCCTCACAGTATGAAGATGAAAAGTAGCACCCTCTGTGGCGTCCACTGCGTTTGCTTCTAGCACATGAATACTCTCTCTTTTTCGACATATTTTatccatatttttctttttacaattATCTAGGCaaacagatttgtttaaaatattgttttatttaacacatcTAAAAATAGATTGCTTTTCTCTCATATGAAAATCACGCATATTAAATAAACCGAGAAAGAAATGTCAAGCGACAAATGACGGAATGGAATGTCGGGATCTACTTAGCAATTAGCACACGTACGTGAGAGCCACTGTGGGAaaacaatgtatttatatatgcctCATGTACATCACAAATAAAGGGACAAGTGTGTGATGCGAACAGAAAAGCCTCGAACATATCTGCACATCTTAGTGGATAACCTTTTGCTAGGAGGACGAAAAAAAAGAtatggaaaacaaaaatggtcAAATAAATAGATGCATACATGATAAGAaacttttataatttattctttgtCACATAAAGCTTTTTGTAACTGCCAAAAAATGTTCTCGACTTGCTTTTAAACATATCTGTACTGCTCAATGCTTGCTCAGACCCTCCTATTCACATGTTGTGCAAGAACTGGCCCAGTTTAATCCCTGCGAGCCATTATATACAACCCTTGTTTGCAAATTCTTGTTGGTAGCAGCACATTACAAACAGGACGTCACTTCAGCTCCGTCTTGTGGAACAACCGCCGTCGGTTCGTTCTTTACACCTGTAAGATGAACCTAGCACAGAGTGACAAGGAGAGTCGCTTCCGTCTCCTTCGACTCACAGTGGGAACATTGACAACTCTTCCGAGCCCTGTTCTCTCAGTCTAGGCAAACGTATGGCAGGATGTTCAATTTACTCTCGTCGCCGTGAGGATCCAACGATATGCACTCTGTCCAATCAAACCAGGCTCCCTTGGTGTCGTAACAACCGTTCACCCCTGGCCAGTGCTCGTTGTGTATTCTGAGAAGGTCCTCGTTCGTTACGTCCCGAGACACCCCGGGGAGTTCTGTCGTGGAGCTGCTCGGTACTAAAGCGTGCGTTATCCGCGACTCTTTGACGCCGTGCTCCTCGCGCTTCAAATATTCAGTCATGAAAAAGTGCGCCCCGTGGGTCTGTGCTCCAGAGGATGTGAGAACATTGCTCTGAAGGTTAAGGTACGATTGAATGATTTCATTTCTGGAGAGCTCTTTCCAGTTTGTCTGTTGAAAGGGGTTGGGAACCGACGTAGGCGCCTTTTGCTGCGGCATCTCAGTCCTCGCCGAAGGCTCTGCAACCGGCGGGCCTTGGCACTCAGGCTCGTGGTGACTCGATTCTTTCGGAGTGAGGGGCTTAATCTGTCCGGTCACCGGGTCGAATGTCAACCTACGCTCTTTTAACCGCACCGGTTTGGTCCTGTCCTCTGAGGACTGCCCCTGAAGGTTTACCGTGTAGTCTCTGGGTCTGTATTTCTTGCGCTTTTTGCCTTCCAAGTTGGAGGTCGCCCCATCCCGTTCTCCCTTGGTCTCCGCGTCTAAGCTGTGTGGCACGAGCGGGGAGCCGGAGAGCGGCTCCGGTGTTGCAGTGCTGTGTGGGGGCTGGGAGAGTCTATCCGTCGACCTGTGCAAGTGCATCGAGCCTTCCAGCCCCACAGACGACGGACCGTCGGAGATGCACACCTGGGCCGGCGACGTTAAAGGCTGCAGCGTGGGCAAAGGAGAGGGCACTTGGGCTGAATTCTGAGCCGGGCTCGAGAGAGTCCCTTTTGGTGCATATGTTGAAGACCTCTTGGCCACCGACTCATGCGTTACGCTGCGCGGACTCGAGGAGTACCGAGGGCTTTTGGGCTGATGCTGCCCGCCTCCGTCCATTCTCGCATGCTGCTGTAACACTGACGTTTTGAGTAAGGAGGAAGTGCTAGGTAGTTTGGTAAGCCCCGGAGAGCTCGGATGAGGCTTCACAGCGTTGACAGGGATTTTGTTGTGCCTGTCGTTCTCAAGGTGCTCCATGCGGATTCTGTCAGACGGTACATCGTCGTCTTTATCCGGGAGTGGCTCGGGGCTCCCCCTGATTCCATTTGATGGTGGGGAAGAGGAATACATTGGCTCGTAAAGGGACGTCTTTGTCATTTTGGCCGGCAGGTGCGGACTATCCCTTTGCTCCCCTCGCCGCTTTCGGCTGCTGGATTTTTCCGCCTTTGGGGAGTACGTGTTATGGATGTCATTCCTGGTTTTGAGCTCGGGAGCAACCTTACTCGGAAGGGGGACTGCTGGAGGCGTGTCTGTCCGACAGGGGTGAGCACCGCCATTGGCAGAACCCGGGACATTTGGCGCGCCTCTCGCCGGAGTGTCACTTTGGCCGGGCTCTATCAGCTTCTGCCAGTTCCGCAGGAGTTTCTTGGCACGTTTGGCAAGGTCCTCAtcctttgttttctttctcacaTCATTAATCAGCTTTCCCAAGCGGGTTTCCTGCAGAAATTTTAGAGGAAATGTCATATCAAGTCttcacaaaatgcattttctgtCGAACTAATACAATGCAGTATTAATGAAGAGTAATGACAAACAAGATATTGTCTGGTTGTTAAATCTGACATCAAGCAACAGTTCCAGGTCCAAACGTGCAGATCCCAAAAGCAAACAAACGGTCctcatatacagttgaagtcaaaagtttacatacactttgcagaatctgcaaaatgttaattattttacctaagcgggatcatacaaaatgcattttttattttatttttttatttagtactgaccttaagttatttcacattaaagatgtttacatatagtccacaagagaaaataatgagtctataaaaatgaccctgttcaaaagtttacatacacttgattctcgacactgtgttgttacctgaatgatcgacagctgtgttttttggtttaatgacagttgttcatgagctcCTTGTTTGAccttaacagttaaactgcctgctgttcttcagaaaaatcctttaggtcccacaaattctttggtttttcagcatttttgtgtatttgaaccctttccaacaatgactgtatgattttgagatccatcttttcacactaaggacaactgagggactcacatgcaactattacagaaggttcaaatgctcactgatgatccagaaggaaaaacaatgcatttagagCTGGGGGATGGAAACGtattgaatttgaagatcagaaaaaaaaaaatgagtgaaaaaaaaaaaaaattatatttaggcaaaataagaaaaatgtacacatcttcattctgtttaactgttcaggacaaacaagggactcaagaacaaccatcactaaacaaaaaaaacacagctgtggatcattcaggtaacaaagttttaagaatcaagtgtatgtaaacatttgaacagggtcaattttttaaattcaactattattctccttgtggactatatgtaaacatcttttatgtgaaacagttgataaaataacattttgcagattttgcaaggtgtatgtaaacttttgacttaactGAGGTAAACTGTATACTCATGGTGCTctgtattattttaactttatctCCGAATCAAAATCTGAGTTAGCCAGATAATGATTTATCTTttctgaattatttaaatattgttgtcTGGGGAATTGCGAGTCTGGAAACAATGAGTTTTTAAAAGCTTAGCTTAAAAGGATAGTATTCATGCTTAAAACATAGTTGTGCCTTGGACCTGGAAAGAGTATTTGGTATGTCATGTCTTAAGCAGATTGATATTTTATTACTGAAGATCAGTGTACATCATTACCAACCTCAAGTGCTTCTTTGGTGATAGGGTACTTCTCCAAATTGGTGATAACATCAAGAACTGCAACCATGTTACAGATCTGTTCAGGAAGACAGACAGTTTAACATACAAGCCTGATATGACACATACTATCAAATGTTGTCCAAGATAGTGGGTAGAGAAGAATGTTGGAATAATATTCTAAAGACAGGAAGTGTTCAAAgtaaggctggaatacactgcTCATATTTTTCTACAATTTGCTGTCTAGAGGAGTCAATGCTAGTTGCTGAAAATCAGTCAGTGTCCAGATTTTGCCAGATTTCACACAGTTTATGACAAGTGCagactttgatttttttttttaccatgattCCACCCAGTCAAAGGATatcaaatgttttcatttgtcatgcATATCCTAGTAACGAGGTACGTTTTTGGATGAGTTTTGGAACGACTCTCAAGCGTTTAGGCTGCATTTACGTTATATGGTTCAAGTGACCAAAATCCAATCTTCCCTCTCGTGTGGCACAGACCAGATATGAACCAGGAATTTGTAAGCAGGAAAAAAGCACATGAATTCCGATATTCTCAGATTGGCTCCAGGTCTCATTCATATGTGGAAATTAATCTGATATGAATCAGATACGTGAATCTGCCATGTAAGTGGACAGATCGGACATTCCCGCAAGTCATCCATCATAGAAAAAGCAAAGGCTCGCGAACGACGTCAACTCAGGTGGACGCTTTTTCAGGTCAATACACAGTACTGCCAAAGTCTGTGGTTAACCTGCACAGTTAGGgtacttttacactgttaccACAGGTTGTACTTTGTCAGAGGGGGATCCCTGCCTGAGGGGAAAACCTCAGAAAGAAgtgactgggctagttttgaacagcaattgggttggttttgttttgcaagCCTGCCAACATGTCAGAACATCTAACCCTTGGTTGTTTCGCCAAGACGACGCAAGgtagtcataaaaaaatattggatATAGTCAACAAATTGAAATTGGGCATTAagaactgcagtttaaatgcagccttagtgtaTGACGCCCATTTTATTATGTAACCATTTTCAAAGTCAGCAAGTATGACGACACCTAAGGTTTTAAAATCTGTGCTAATTTTGTAAAGACGTGTAGTGTACTCCAGCCTCTAGCTATATAGAATATCACAACGTTGCTTAGTGTCTAACATAAAGAAATCAAACCAAAACACACTGACACTTGGCACACAAGCACAAATTATGTTTTCACACACTctgacattaaaacaaaagtgaTAAACTGTAGTTTATCAGTTACAATATGGTGTCAGACAGCTCACCTCTCATTCATAGTGAGTGTGAAAAAGTCTGAACAACTTTTAAATCTGTGGAAGCAGAAACTGAATACTTCAATCAATAGACAACAGGTTTACCCTCTATTTACTCCAAGGCAGCATTCTGACCCTCCTGATCTTAACCTACCAATTTAACCCCAAGAGACTAGTTAACAATGCAATAAACGATGTATGGATAGCCAAACAACACCCAGAAGAATACATAAGTAGTCAAAGTGTGTATGAAATGCACTCAGAACCAAACCCGTCCAGTGTTTACTTACCGTAAAATCTCCGGTAAAGACAGACTAACTCAAACCTTCAAAGTTGGGAATAATTACTGCGACGGGAATTACACGGATTGTTTATTTCCTAACCCCTCAGCACTGATTATTCCCCTCATGCTGCTCATTTTCATGGCGTGTTGTTAGCCTAGTAAAACATTCAATGTGGCTGTCACATTTTCCAGTCAGCCAGCAGGTTAGCTCTAGTTAGGTCTGCGTCCCCAGTTAGCACAGCAACGTAGCCGGAACAGCAACCAGCTGTGTGCTTAGGTTAGTTCACACATATTCAGAAACACCCAGGACAGCCAAAACCTCAAATCCACGACTGTTTGACGGCATCAACAGAGGTTTAATCTCTCTTGGTGATACAGAATCAAGCTAACTCACTGCTCTCAGCATGCATTCATCAGCTAGCGCTTTGCTAATGCCACTGTGTCAGCTAACCACATATACCGAGCTCATATTAGCCAAGATATGCCGTGTACAA includes:
- the crsp7 gene encoding mediator of RNA polymerase II transcription subunit 26 produces the protein MTTASATPQQMRDRLLQAIDSQSNICNMVAVLDVITNLEKYPITKEALEETRLGKLINDVRKKTKDEDLAKRAKKLLRNWQKLIEPGQSDTPARGAPNVPGSANGGAHPCRTDTPPAVPLPSKVAPELKTRNDIHNTYSPKAEKSSSRKRRGEQRDSPHLPAKMTKTSLYEPMYSSSPPSNGIRGSPEPLPDKDDDVPSDRIRMEHLENDRHNKIPVNAVKPHPSSPGLTKLPSTSSLLKTSVLQQHARMDGGGQHQPKSPRYSSSPRSVTHESVAKRSSTYAPKGTLSSPAQNSAQVPSPLPTLQPLTSPAQVCISDGPSSVGLEGSMHLHRSTDRLSQPPHSTATPEPLSGSPLVPHSLDAETKGERDGATSNLEGKKRKKYRPRDYTVNLQGQSSEDRTKPVRLKERRLTFDPVTGQIKPLTPKESSHHEPECQGPPVAEPSARTEMPQQKAPTSVPNPFQQTNWKELSRNEIIQSYLNLQSNVLTSSGAQTHGAHFFMTEYLKREEHGVKESRITHALVPSSSTTELPGVSRDVTNEDLLRIHNEHWPGVNGCYDTKGAWFDWTECISLDPHGDESKLNILPYVCLD